One segment of Fusobacterium massiliense DNA contains the following:
- a CDS encoding type II toxin-antitoxin system RelE family toxin: protein MGYRIMIPDKVNKKILGFDKNTRKLLYDYISKNLKDTDNPRLHGKALTGNLKGLWRYRIMDYRLIVDIQDKQLIIVAVDFEHRSKIYL, encoded by the coding sequence ATGGGATATAGAATAATGATTCCTGATAAAGTCAATAAAAAGATTTTGGGATTTGATAAGAATACTAGGAAATTATTGTATGACTATATAAGTAAAAATTTAAAGGATACTGATAATCCACGATTACATGGGAAAGCTTTAACTGGGAATTTAAAAGGCTTATGGAGATATAGAATAATGGATTATCGGTTAATTGTCGATATCCAAGATAAACAATTAATTATTGTAGCAGTAGATTTTGAACATAGAAGTAAAATTTATTTATAG
- a CDS encoding DnaJ domain-containing protein, which produces MEIFAIAIFLILIASFGIKNVIRFLPALIIFGILVYLFGWIFVRYGWIILALVLFRQIMSRGRNSASSNTRRQNYGGYRTFTREEAEEFFRNFESQFGGQNSYNNYGNYSGYNNGYSRQNQNQGNYGYNTYTEDKSKYYRILGVSESASEEEIKKAYRALVKKYHPDRFPNATAEEKKKYENKMKEINEAYDKISK; this is translated from the coding sequence ATGGAAATTTTTGCAATAGCTATATTTCTAATTTTAATTGCATCATTTGGAATAAAGAATGTTATAAGATTTTTACCGGCTTTAATAATATTCGGGATATTAGTATATTTGTTTGGTTGGATTTTTGTCAGATATGGTTGGATAATTTTAGCTTTAGTATTATTTCGTCAAATAATGTCAAGAGGTAGAAATTCAGCAAGTTCAAACACAAGAAGACAAAACTATGGAGGATACAGAACATTTACCAGAGAAGAAGCAGAAGAATTTTTTAGAAATTTTGAATCTCAATTTGGGGGGCAAAATAGTTATAATAACTATGGTAATTATTCCGGATATAATAACGGATATAGCAGACAGAATCAAAATCAGGGAAATTATGGCTATAATACTTATACTGAAGATAAAAGTAAGTATTATCGGATTTTAGGAGTTTCTGAATCAGCAAGTGAAGAAGAAATAAAGAAAGCTTATCGTGCTTTAGTAAAAAAATATCACCCAGATAGATTTCCAAATGCAACAGCTGAAGAAAAAAAGAAGTATGAAAATAAAATGAAAGAAATAAATGAAGCATATGATAAAATAAGTAAATAA
- the glmU gene encoding bifunctional UDP-N-acetylglucosamine diphosphorylase/glucosamine-1-phosphate N-acetyltransferase GlmU: MSLKSIIMAAGKGSRMMSELPKVIHLAHSKPMVVRIIDALNALDVEENVLILGHKREKVLEVLGNDISYVIQEEQLGTGHAVKQAEEKIKNYNGDILIINGDIPLIQKETLVNFYNEYKKENADGIVLTAIFDNPFSYGRIFKENDRVLKIVEEKEANEEQKKIKEVNAGVYIFKAQHLAYALGKINNNNEKGEYYLTDVIEILASENKKIISYSLEDSMEIQGVNSKVELALVSRVLRERKNKSLMESGVILIDPATTYIDDEVKIGKDTVIYPNVTIQKNTEIGENCEILSGTRIIDSKILNNVRIENSVIEESIIENGVTIGPFAHLRPKSHLKENVHIGNFVETKKSTLEKGVKAGHLTYLGDAHVGEKTNIGAGTITCNYDGKNKFKTEIGENVFIGSDTMLVAPVNVGANALVGAGSVITKDVPNNSLAVSRSKQIIKEGWRKEDGKF, from the coding sequence ATGTCATTAAAATCGATTATAATGGCTGCTGGAAAAGGAAGTAGAATGATGTCTGAATTACCAAAAGTTATTCATTTAGCTCATTCAAAACCTATGGTAGTTAGAATTATAGATGCATTGAATGCCCTAGATGTAGAAGAAAATGTATTGATACTAGGACATAAGAGAGAAAAAGTTTTAGAAGTTTTAGGAAATGATATCAGTTATGTTATTCAAGAAGAACAACTAGGAACGGGTCATGCTGTAAAACAGGCAGAAGAAAAAATAAAAAATTATAATGGAGATATTCTTATAATTAATGGAGATATTCCTTTAATTCAAAAAGAAACGTTAGTTAATTTTTATAATGAATATAAAAAAGAGAATGCAGATGGAATCGTTTTAACAGCAATTTTTGATAATCCATTTAGTTATGGAAGAATTTTTAAAGAAAACGATAGAGTTTTAAAAATAGTTGAAGAAAAAGAAGCTAATGAAGAGCAAAAAAAGATTAAGGAAGTTAATGCAGGAGTCTATATTTTTAAAGCTCAGCATCTAGCTTATGCTCTAGGAAAAATTAATAACAATAATGAAAAAGGCGAATATTATTTAACAGATGTTATAGAAATATTAGCTTCTGAAAATAAAAAAATTATCTCTTACTCTTTAGAAGATTCTATGGAGATACAAGGAGTAAATTCTAAAGTTGAGTTAGCTCTTGTTTCTAGAGTTTTAAGAGAAAGAAAAAATAAGTCTTTAATGGAATCAGGAGTTATTTTGATAGATCCTGCAACAACTTATATAGATGATGAAGTAAAAATAGGAAAAGATACAGTAATTTACCCTAATGTAACTATTCAAAAAAATACAGAGATAGGGGAAAATTGTGAAATTCTTTCAGGAACTAGAATTATAGATAGTAAAATTCTAAATAATGTTAGAATAGAAAATTCTGTCATAGAAGAAAGTATAATTGAAAATGGAGTTACTATAGGACCGTTTGCTCATTTAAGACCAAAATCTCATTTAAAAGAAAATGTACATATAGGAAATTTTGTTGAAACTAAAAAATCAACCCTTGAAAAAGGTGTAAAAGCCGGGCATTTAACTTATTTAGGAGATGCTCATGTAGGAGAAAAAACTAATATAGGAGCAGGAACTATTACTTGTAACTATGATGGAAAAAATAAATTTAAAACAGAGATAGGAGAAAATGTTTTTATAGGTAGTGATACTATGCTTGTAGCTCCTGTTAATGTTGGAGCTAATGCTCTTGTAGGAGCAGGCTCTGTTATAACTAAAGATGTACCAAATAACTCTCTTGCTGTGTCAAGAAGTAAACAAATAATAAAAGAAGGGTGGAGAAAAGAAGATGGTAAATTTTAA